From the Lampris incognitus isolate fLamInc1 chromosome 6, fLamInc1.hap2, whole genome shotgun sequence genome, one window contains:
- the fanci gene encoding Fanconi anemia group I protein, producing MKSEMEKIVSLSDGDSTAELQKYLSSLTDDQFISVVTYSALQGQNIGAMIKGIFKGSPPSAPEGSKRRLLLYQHCIPLCESRDLQTEVVADIVGLLMLETHNLPGPSLAQLGSLFVEAIKIGKMGNGKSLELFPTVLTALAACETLSYGKGELSGEEYKKQLINSLCSSRWDPQCVIHLTTMFRDVPLSLEELHFLVEKVLRMFLKLELQEIPPLVYQLLLLSAKGCKKQILNGIISYFKEQDLRQKEEQKDTESMDLEVQSIPQDQLRHVEGTAILHIVFAIRLDHELGREFLKSFKQTSDGDLCPFSIAMLLSVVRIQRYEEQVFELLKGIIIKNVKDEQLRQGSKFLQDLLPQCCSVAQMILDTVKNSIFGWDHVTQGLVQLGFFLMDTFGPKPGPFGKTCDGSTTTAKTPSQQACRLGGQVLLEGFKMHEPIRGEILEQVLNRLVAKIASPVNHFVDLFSDIVVSAPMILLESSSKVIETFDHLSYLPLATGQGLLKAVQPLLRVSMSIKDALILVLRKAMFSSQLDGRKSAVSGFLLLLKNFKVLGSLATSQSSQTISSSQIQVDVHSRYNSAANEAFCLEILSGLRRCLGQQADVRLMLYEGFNDVCRRNSQLASSIMQTLLSQLKRYYEPEQDLLPPVKLEACLSAQEGQVFLQEPLAHLLSCTVHCLLWLHSKLHSAHPNTNESDDDDDKDEEEGGYQSELNEILESITRRMIKSELEDFELDKSAEFSISSNVGVKNNIYAVLVMGMYEVLIEYNFIKANYSKNRFEELMALFNHYHKLSEILREKSGKGRLSKTPRSLLSIGFVSTLLTTLFRDSTLSREEALSVLRSSGEFLRYSVSVALQKIQQLEETGHTDGPDGQSPEKIFRFLCDMTSVLMWRYTNIPSTVEDAGRKEKRSSLSQMCLEGLLRVFITCLQRYPDRMLQLLSAMDISDDDLESNTGNISEIIFFYIRQFQRALFTQLSGGEEEFNSKEAQLLVSILSVLSRQLDPSSQQFAQMITWTMKICKETSFEDTALTKGLLSLLFNLHVLYKSPVSLVLELCQDIHSQLGDIDQDVEVEKQSHFAIVNIKTATTTALLVLSQVNRVLNEVDWLIAKRKSQLTLEKPTNGESTQIGQQDPLEKAVTLQLGSLVTALNELVQTALLPGACTDTLLRELSCTYTILTTLVKYNIQCLGQQGGLQSRFEKLVKLSGSHLTPQCYNFITYAQSGELSSGHDKKKKRDEANVAGSAKLLRETKGIPNLIFSIEQYEKYLITLSKKSKVNLMQYMKLSTSRDFRINTATVDAALQELDASQQSEEAREPKKKRRKQ from the exons TTTATTTCTGTGGTCACTTACAGCGCACTGcagggtcaaaacataggtgccATGATCAAAGGCATATTTAAAG GTTCCCCACCTAGTGCTCCAGAGGGTTCCAAGCGCAGACTTCTCCTGTACCAGCACTGCATCCCCCTGTGTGAGTCTAGGGATCTCCAGACTGAGGTGGTAGCTGACATTGTGGGATTACTGATGCTGGAG aCTCATAATTTGCCTGGACCGTCCCTTGCACAGCTGGGATCTCTTTTTGTTGAGGCTATCAAGATTGGCAAAATGGGCAATGGAAAATCCCTGGAACTGTTTCCTACAGTGCTTACTGCCCTTGCAGCCTGTGAGACTTTGTCTTATGGCAAAG GAGAACTCAGTGGTGAGGAATACAAGAAACAACTTATCAACAGCCTCTGTTCAAGCAG GTGGGACCCACAATGTGTGATACACCTGACCACCATGTTCAG GGATGTGCCATTGTCTCTAGAGGAACTGCATTTCCTGGTGGAAAAGGTGTTGAGGATGTTCCTCAAACTGGAACTGCAAGAAATCCCACCACTGGTCTACCAGCTGCTACTTTTATCTGCTAAG GGCTGTAAGAAACAGATCCTGAATGGAATCATCAGTTATTTTAAGGAGCAAGACCTTCGCCAGAAAGAAGAACAGAAAGACACAGA GAGCATGGACCTGGAGGTTCAGTCCATTCCTCAGGACCAGTTACGGCATGTGGAGGGCACAGCTATCCTGCACATAGTCTTTGCTATTCGACTCGACCACGAACTCGGGAGAGAGTTCCTCAAAAGCTTCAAG CAGACATCTGATGGGGACCTTTGTCCATTCAGTATCGCAATGCTGCTCTCAGTGGTTCGCATCCAGCGCTATGAAGAGCAG GTGTTTGAGCTCCTGAAAGGGATTATCATCAAAAATGTCAAGGATGAGCAGCTGCGGCAGGGGTCAAAATTCTTGCAAGACTTGCTACCTCAGTGTTGCAGTGTGGCTCAGATGATCCTTGACACAGTAAAAAACAG CATATTTGGTTGGGACCATGTGACCCAGGGCCTGGTCCAGTTGGGATTCTTCCTCATGGACACATTTGGCCCCAAACCTGGGCCATTTGGTAAGACTTGTGATGGGTCTACCACCACAGCCAAGACCCCTAGTCAGCAAGCCTGTAGGCTGGGTGGTCAGGTCCTTTTGGAGGGCTTCAAG ATGCATGAGCCTATCAGAGGAGAAATACTGGAGCAAGTCCTGAATCGATTAGTCGCAAAGATAGCTTCACCTGTTAATCATTTCGTAG ACCTTTTCTCTGACATTGTGGTCTCTGCGCCAATGATCCTCTTGGAATCATCGTCTAAAGTAATAGAGACATTTGACCACCTGTCATACCTGCCCTTGGCAACAGGGCAGGGCCTGCTGAAAGCTGTCCAG CCCCTGCTGAGGGTCAGTATGTCTATAAAAGATGCTTTGATTCTGGTTCTCCGCAAGGCCATGTTCTCCAG TCAGCTGGATGGAAGGAAGTCTGCAGTGAGTGGCTTCCTGCTTCTACTCAAGAACTTCAAAGTGCTGGGCAGCTTGGCAACGAGCCAAAGTAGCCAGACGATCTCTTCAAGCCAG ATTCAAGTAGACGTTCACTCCCGCTACAACTCAGCTGCCAATGAGGCCTTCTGTCTGGAGATTTTAAGCGGTCTTCGGCGCTGCCTGGGTCAGCAGGCCGATGTGCGCCTAATGCTCTATGAG GGTTTCAATGATGTGTGCCGTCGAAACTCGCAACTCGCGAGCTCCATCATGCAGACACTTCTCTCAcaa CTAAAGCGCTACTATGAGCCAGAACAAGACCTTCTGCCCCCAGTGAAGTTGGAGGCATGCCTCTCTGCTCAAGAAGGTCAAGTCTTCCTCCAGGAGCCTCTG GCCCACCTTTTGAGCTGTACTGTTCACTGCCTGCTGTGGCTTCACAGCAAGCTCCACTCAGCCCACCCCAACACCAATgagagtgatgatgatgatgataaggatgaagaggagggaggctATCAGTCCGAGCTAAATGAAATCTTAGAGAGCATAACAAGGCGCATGATCAAGAGCGAACTGGAGGACTTTGAGCTG GACAAGTCCGCAGAGTTCTCCATTTCATCCAATGTTGGGGTAAAGAACAATATTTATGCTGTGCTCGTGATGGGAATGTATGAAGTGCTTATCGAGTACAACTTTATCAAGGCTAACTACAG CAAAAACCGTTTTGAGGAGCTCATGGCCCTGTTCAACCACTACCATAAACTGTCTGAGATCCTGAGGGAGAAATCTGGGAAGGGCAGACTGTCCAAGACCCCGCGCAGTCTGCTCTCCATAGGTTTTGTGTCTACACTCCTTACTACACTGTTCAG AGACAGTACCCTGAGCAGAGAAGAGGCGCTCTCAGTACTGCGCTCAAGTGGGGAATTCCTGCGTTATTCAGTGAGTGTAGCCCTGCAAAAGATCCAGCAGCTGGAAGAAACTGGACACACTGATGGCCCAGATGGACAGAGCCCAGAAAAGATTTTCCGCTTCCTTTGTGATATGACAAG CGTGCTGATGTGGCGTTACACCAACATCCCCAGCACAGTGGAAGATGCTGGGCGCAAGGAGAAGCGCTCAAGCCTTTCCCAGATGTGCCTGGAGGGTCTGCTCAGGGTCTTCATCACTTGCCTCCAGCGTTACCCAGACAGGATGCTACAACTTCTCTCAGCCATGG ACATCTCAGATGATGATCTTGAATCAAACACTGGCAACATCTCAGAGATTATCTTCTTTTACATCCGGCAGTTTCAG AGGGCACTGTTCACACAACTGAGTGGTGGAGAGGAAGAATTTAACAGCAAAGAGGCACAGCTATTGGTCAGCATCTTGAGCGTGCTCTCACGCCAGCTAGACCCTTCTTCGCAACAA TTTGCTCAAATGATTACTTGGACCATGAAAATTTGTAAGGAGACCAGTTTTG AGGACACTGCCTTAACCAAGGGCCTGCTCTCCCTTCTCTTCAATCTGCATGTGCTCTATAAGAGTCCTGTAAGCCTGGTGCTTGAGCTCTGCCAAGACATCCACAGCCAGCTTGGCGATATCGACCAG GATGTTGAGGTGGAAAAACAGTCTCACTTTGCCATCGTTAACATCAAGACTGCTACAACAACTGCT CTTCTAGTCCTGTCTCAGGTGAACAGAGTGCTCAATGAGGTAGACTGGCTAATCGCTAAGAGGAAAAGCCAACTAACATTGGAGAAACCAACCAACG GTGAGTCCACCCAGATAGGCCAGCAGGACCCACTAGAGAAAGCAGTGACTCTGCAGTTGGGGAGCCTTGTGACAGCACTAAATGAGCTGGTCCAAACAGCCCTGCTGCCAGGGGCCTGCACTGATACACTGCTGAGAGAATTGAGCTGCACCTATACCATTCTTACCACCCTGGTCAAATAT AACATTCAGTGTTTAGGCCAACAGGGCGGGCTCCAATCACGCTTTGAGAAGCTG GTTAAACTGTCCGGCTCCCACTTAACACCACAGTGCTACAATTTCATTACCTATGCACAG AGTGGAGAGCTGAGTAGTGGACAtgacaagaaaaagaaaagggatgAGGCCAACGTTGCAGGCTCT GCAAAACTTCTGCGTGAGACAAAGGGTATTCCTAACTTGATCTTCAGCATTGAACAATATGAGAAATACCTGATCACCCTCTCAAAGAAGTCAAAG GTGAATCTGATGCAGTACATGAAACTGAGTACATCAAGAGATTTCCGAATCAACACTGCAACTGTTGATGCGGCCCTACAAGAGCTGGATGCCAGCCAGCAG TCAGAGGAGGCCCGGGAGcccaagaagaagaggaggaaacaGTGA